A stretch of Amycolatopsis balhimycina FH 1894 DNA encodes these proteins:
- a CDS encoding TetR/AcrR family transcriptional regulator, giving the protein MTSEQTAQSGAASRGRPRDPAVESAILRATLERLAADGYARTSLGDIAKAAGVTRPTIYLRWANLHELVVDALGLIAPGAAGADVDGLDPQDALKAAMRAVMPEEVRERGLGLMGHILADAGRHPDLLEIFRERTIAPQLNILIDTMRQLQDHGSVKADVDVEVLADLCLGSYLATFLRTGELDPAEADRVIDTLWPLISTDG; this is encoded by the coding sequence ATGACCAGCGAGCAGACCGCCCAGTCCGGGGCGGCGTCCCGGGGCAGGCCGAGAGACCCCGCGGTGGAGAGCGCGATCCTCAGGGCGACCTTGGAGCGGCTGGCGGCGGACGGATACGCGCGCACGTCGCTCGGAGACATCGCCAAGGCGGCCGGCGTCACGCGTCCGACGATCTACCTGCGCTGGGCGAACCTGCACGAGCTCGTGGTCGATGCGCTCGGTCTGATCGCACCGGGCGCGGCCGGTGCCGATGTGGACGGACTCGACCCGCAGGACGCCCTCAAGGCAGCCATGCGCGCGGTGATGCCGGAAGAGGTGCGGGAGCGGGGCCTGGGTCTGATGGGCCACATCCTGGCTGACGCCGGACGCCACCCGGACCTGCTGGAGATCTTCCGGGAGCGGACGATCGCTCCGCAGCTGAACATCCTGATCGACACGATGCGGCAGTTGCAGGACCACGGCTCGGTCAAGGCGGACGTCGACGTCGAGGTCCTGGCCGACCTGTGCCTGGGCAGCTACCTCGCGACCTTCCTTCGCACCGGCGAGCTCGATCCCGCCGAGGCCGACCGGGTGATCGACACCCTGTGGCCGTTGATCAGCACCGACGGCTGA
- a CDS encoding SDR family NAD(P)-dependent oxidoreductase: MDLRLKDKRAVVTGGSRGIGLAVGRALAQEGADVALVGRNAQAAVEQATLLAADTGARVIGIGADTGDDASVAAMAATAIEQLGGVDILVNNAAMTNPGVIAESALEAEINVKVRGYLRCARAFAPGMVERGWGRIINVGGIAARRTGSVTGSVRNIAVAALTKNLADELGPRGVNVTVVHPGPTSSDTATKALAANAESRGLTPEEVEREFSAAISIGRIVTPDEVAAVVAFLASPRSVALNGDPIIASGGDLGPIYY; the protein is encoded by the coding sequence ATGGATTTGAGACTGAAGGACAAACGCGCGGTGGTCACCGGCGGCAGCCGGGGCATCGGCCTGGCAGTGGGCCGGGCTCTCGCCCAGGAAGGCGCCGATGTCGCACTCGTCGGCCGCAATGCGCAGGCGGCGGTCGAGCAGGCCACTCTGCTCGCCGCCGACACCGGGGCACGCGTGATCGGGATCGGCGCGGACACCGGTGACGACGCCTCGGTAGCCGCCATGGCCGCCACCGCCATCGAGCAACTGGGCGGCGTCGACATCCTGGTCAACAACGCGGCCATGACCAACCCCGGCGTGATCGCGGAGTCGGCGCTGGAAGCGGAGATCAACGTCAAGGTACGGGGCTATCTGCGTTGTGCCAGGGCGTTCGCGCCCGGCATGGTCGAGCGCGGCTGGGGCCGGATCATCAACGTCGGCGGCATCGCCGCGCGGCGCACCGGCTCGGTAACCGGCTCGGTACGCAACATCGCCGTTGCCGCGCTGACCAAGAACCTCGCCGACGAACTGGGTCCACGTGGCGTGAACGTCACCGTCGTACACCCCGGCCCCACCAGCAGCGACACCGCAACCAAGGCGCTCGCCGCCAATGCCGAGTCCCGCGGGCTGACGCCGGAGGAGGTCGAACGCGAGTTCAGCGCGGCGATCTCGATCGGCCGGATCGTCACCCCGGACGAGGTCGCCGCAGTGGTCGCGTTCCTGGCCAGCCCGCGCAGTGTCGCGCTCAACGGCGATCCGATCATCGCCAGCGGTGGTGATCTCGGTCCGATCTATTACTGA
- a CDS encoding TetR/AcrR family transcriptional regulator, with the protein MTERSGNASKSAKPESRRRAQPKSAAGRRSPKKPADTTTRPTARRELVENEIFEQAARLFAERGFAGTNLQDIADVMGITRPALYYYVKSKDDLLAKLVAQMTEAPAAEIEALANDDSLDPAARLRKIAHLIAFQRAGHPSRFQLLLRSEADLPPAAAKANRAGQRAALTGLMHVMEEGVLKGQFRPVDTRAAALAVAGMCNWVAWWHHPGGSLHTDEEAAELVADMAVAMVIRPDERIPEVSGPKAALALLRQDLDYLERVLDA; encoded by the coding sequence ATGACGGAACGCTCGGGGAACGCCTCCAAAAGTGCCAAGCCGGAGAGTCGGCGCCGAGCACAGCCCAAGAGCGCGGCAGGACGCCGCTCTCCGAAAAAGCCGGCCGACACCACCACGCGCCCCACGGCGCGGCGGGAACTGGTGGAAAACGAGATCTTCGAGCAGGCAGCCCGCCTCTTCGCGGAGCGCGGGTTCGCCGGCACGAACCTTCAGGACATCGCCGACGTGATGGGCATCACCCGGCCTGCGCTCTACTACTACGTGAAGAGCAAGGACGACCTTCTCGCCAAGCTCGTGGCCCAGATGACCGAAGCACCCGCCGCGGAGATTGAGGCACTCGCCAACGACGACTCCCTCGACCCGGCCGCGAGGCTGCGCAAGATCGCCCATCTCATCGCCTTCCAGCGGGCCGGTCACCCCAGCCGGTTCCAGTTGCTGCTCCGGTCCGAGGCGGACCTCCCGCCGGCCGCTGCCAAAGCGAACAGAGCAGGTCAGCGCGCCGCCCTGACCGGTCTCATGCACGTGATGGAGGAGGGAGTCCTGAAGGGCCAGTTCCGGCCGGTGGACACCCGGGCGGCGGCGCTCGCCGTGGCCGGGATGTGCAACTGGGTGGCGTGGTGGCACCATCCCGGCGGCTCTCTGCACACCGACGAAGAAGCCGCCGAGCTGGTGGCCGACATGGCCGTGGCCATGGTGATCCGGCCGGACGAACGGATACCGGAGGTCTCCGGCCCGAAAGCCGCGCTGGCCCTGCTCCGCCAGGACCTCGACTACTTGGAGAGAGTCCTCGACGCCTGA
- a CDS encoding VOC family protein, whose translation MLSQKFFTGKGEVSGAGTIGANHTAFACWNPVETMRFYGEILGFPLVHAVPALGWGKDDNPDMVHFFFDIGNGDTLAFFYYFGWPRPEPVHQVLRQSNHIAVEVPDEAGLRAFRDKLQAAGYEVMTVEHETIESIYVDDPNGIFFELTRPLRDLTGLDADDARRTMDGLTAALNAGGTSIQDVWRAKALANSPVGGPAVHVVDQPEWQGAVDFARKTGLETEQRDGYVVIHSAGPFEIRRGETGLNLAVWFTLPAGGLEGRITKFDRDSLRVEE comes from the coding sequence ATGCTTTCCCAGAAGTTTTTCACCGGCAAGGGCGAGGTGAGCGGCGCCGGGACCATCGGGGCCAACCACACCGCGTTCGCCTGCTGGAACCCGGTCGAAACAATGCGGTTCTACGGGGAGATCCTCGGATTCCCCCTCGTGCACGCCGTGCCCGCCCTCGGCTGGGGCAAGGACGACAACCCCGATATGGTCCACTTCTTCTTCGACATCGGGAACGGCGACACCCTGGCTTTCTTCTACTACTTCGGCTGGCCGCGGCCGGAGCCGGTCCACCAGGTGCTCCGGCAGTCCAACCACATCGCCGTCGAAGTGCCGGACGAGGCGGGTCTGCGGGCGTTCCGGGACAAGCTCCAGGCCGCCGGATACGAGGTCATGACGGTGGAGCACGAGACCATCGAATCGATCTATGTGGACGATCCCAACGGGATCTTCTTCGAGCTCACCCGGCCCCTGCGGGACCTGACCGGGCTCGACGCCGACGACGCGCGGCGCACGATGGACGGGCTGACCGCGGCCCTGAACGCGGGCGGCACGTCCATTCAGGACGTCTGGCGGGCAAAGGCCTTGGCGAACTCCCCGGTCGGCGGCCCCGCAGTCCACGTAGTGGATCAGCCCGAGTGGCAGGGCGCGGTGGACTTCGCACGCAAGACCGGTCTCGAGACCGAGCAGCGCGACGGCTATGTCGTCATCCACAGCGCCGGGCCCTTCGAGATCCGGCGCGGGGAAACCGGGCTCAACCTGGCGGTGTGGTTCACGTTGCCCGCGGGCGGGCTGGAAGGCCGGATCACGAAATTCGACCGCGATTCGCTGAGGGTGGAGGAGTGA
- a CDS encoding AMP-binding protein produces MKTTSESAPTPETLVPFPEEAVRRYRAAGVWSDRTLAQEFRAIAGEHPGHLAVIAPDARLTYAELDRRTDRLALGLRDLGLRPGERVLLQVTNGVWAVLAWYGLLKAGLVPIATLALHRRHEILDIARQAEPVAHLIEPDFRSHDLVALAAEVAKAQPTLRRLLTIGTATPPAGAITLESLESADRPVDPAVARAAVEEIQDAIRGDALGVLQLSGGTTNTPKLIPRLHTEYWYNARTYAEAIDLDSTGTVVHLLPMVHNAGIVCGLHAAHAVGGCVALAAPVPAQLKVIAPQVTHAMLSPALAAMVTQDAGLFDALAGLRRLVWVNGPLSADIVARFETPSRTIIQMFGMGEGMCMVTPAAAPAEIRHRTVGTPIGPFDEVRVYAPGTEDPVPPGTPGELCARGPVTIRGYFRAPERNAEAFTSEGFYRTGDIVVEIPHGGRSFYRLQDRIKDLINRGGEKVNAAEVENLLVRHPAVERAALVAMPDERLGERACAFIVPKAGARVPGLGEVQRYLDGIGVAKFKWPERIEPLDEFPLTNVSKVDKRALRARITEILAAEKTGDA; encoded by the coding sequence ATGAAGACCACATCCGAGTCAGCGCCGACGCCGGAAACCCTGGTCCCCTTCCCCGAGGAGGCCGTACGCCGCTACCGCGCGGCCGGCGTGTGGTCCGACCGGACCCTGGCGCAGGAGTTCCGCGCGATCGCCGGCGAGCACCCCGGCCATCTCGCGGTCATCGCGCCCGACGCGCGGCTGACCTACGCCGAGCTGGACCGGCGCACCGATCGGCTGGCTCTCGGGCTGCGCGATCTCGGGCTGCGGCCCGGCGAGCGGGTGCTGTTGCAGGTGACCAACGGCGTCTGGGCCGTGCTGGCCTGGTACGGACTTCTCAAGGCCGGACTGGTCCCGATCGCCACCCTGGCCTTGCACCGCCGCCACGAGATCCTCGATATCGCCCGCCAGGCCGAACCCGTGGCCCATCTCATCGAACCCGACTTCCGCAGCCACGACCTGGTCGCCCTCGCCGCCGAGGTGGCCAAGGCGCAGCCGACGCTGCGCCGGCTGCTCACGATCGGTACGGCAACACCGCCCGCGGGCGCCATCACCCTGGAGTCGCTCGAGTCGGCGGATCGTCCGGTGGATCCCGCGGTCGCGCGCGCTGCGGTGGAGGAGATCCAGGACGCCATCCGCGGCGATGCCTTGGGCGTGCTCCAGCTCTCCGGCGGCACGACGAACACTCCCAAACTGATTCCCCGGCTGCACACCGAGTACTGGTACAACGCGCGGACCTACGCCGAGGCCATCGATCTCGACTCCACCGGTACGGTCGTCCATCTCCTGCCCATGGTGCACAACGCGGGCATCGTGTGCGGGCTGCACGCCGCGCACGCCGTAGGCGGCTGTGTCGCACTCGCCGCGCCGGTGCCGGCTCAGCTCAAGGTGATCGCCCCGCAGGTCACGCACGCCATGCTCTCGCCGGCGCTGGCGGCCATGGTGACGCAGGACGCCGGGCTCTTCGACGCCCTGGCCGGCCTGCGCCGGCTCGTGTGGGTGAACGGCCCGCTGTCTGCCGACATCGTGGCGAGGTTCGAGACGCCGTCGCGCACCATCATCCAGATGTTCGGGATGGGTGAGGGGATGTGCATGGTCACCCCGGCCGCGGCACCCGCCGAGATCAGGCACCGGACGGTGGGCACTCCGATCGGTCCGTTCGACGAGGTCCGTGTGTACGCGCCGGGAACCGAGGATCCGGTACCGCCGGGCACGCCGGGTGAGCTCTGCGCCCGTGGCCCGGTGACCATCCGCGGCTACTTCCGGGCGCCGGAGCGCAACGCGGAAGCTTTCACCTCCGAAGGCTTCTACCGCACTGGCGACATCGTCGTCGAGATCCCGCATGGCGGCCGCAGCTTCTACCGCCTCCAGGACCGCATCAAGGACCTCATCAACCGGGGCGGCGAGAAGGTCAACGCGGCCGAGGTGGAGAACCTCCTCGTCCGTCATCCCGCCGTGGAGCGCGCCGCCTTGGTGGCCATGCCCGACGAACGGCTCGGGGAACGCGCCTGCGCCTTCATCGTGCCGAAGGCCGGTGCACGGGTCCCCGGCCTCGGCGAGGTGCAGCGGTACCTCGACGGGATCGGTGTCGCGAAGTTCAAGTGGCCGGAGCGCATCGAGCCACTTGACGAGTTCCCACTCACCAACGTCTCCAAGGTCGACAAGCGTGCTCTGCGGGCCAGGATCACGGAGATCCTCGCGGCCGAGAAAACCGGTGACGCGTAG
- a CDS encoding carboxymuconolactone decarboxylase family protein has translation MVISVRSITDLLATSRPPADANELRTGPNHIDHTRIEGRATMARIGYPELPADEVTVNIVRMLRHSADIGSAVNKLGAAQFAAGALPAVDRELVIMNSGVAFSAPYEWEQHISISRSAGVTDAQRDALAARDLSSSEFTEAQRTLLAFADSAARSPEVPDEIFEAARGHYTDQQLVETVIMVGFYFLIARVSTVFQLEIDPPDDSSVLSTIVDEYKTSQQHIPTS, from the coding sequence GTGGTGATCTCGGTCCGATCTATTACTGATCTCCTGGCCACAAGCCGTCCACCGGCCGACGCGAACGAGCTCCGGACCGGTCCGAACCACATCGACCACACACGAATTGAAGGGCGGGCAACCATGGCTCGTATCGGCTATCCGGAACTTCCCGCGGACGAGGTGACAGTCAACATCGTCCGCATGCTCAGGCATTCAGCCGATATCGGCTCCGCCGTCAACAAGTTGGGCGCAGCCCAGTTCGCCGCGGGAGCACTGCCCGCGGTCGACCGTGAGCTGGTCATCATGAACAGCGGCGTAGCGTTCTCGGCCCCGTACGAATGGGAGCAACACATCTCCATCTCACGATCGGCGGGAGTCACCGACGCCCAGCGCGACGCGCTGGCCGCCCGCGACCTCAGTTCCAGCGAGTTCACCGAGGCCCAGCGCACCCTGCTCGCGTTTGCCGACAGCGCCGCACGATCACCCGAGGTGCCGGACGAGATCTTCGAGGCGGCGCGCGGCCACTACACCGACCAACAACTGGTCGAGACCGTCATCATGGTCGGTTTCTACTTCCTCATTGCCCGCGTGAGCACCGTCTTCCAGCTGGAGATCGACCCACCCGACGACAGCTCGGTGCTCAGCACGATCGTGGACGAATACAAGACTTCCCAACAGCACATTCCGACATCTTGA
- a CDS encoding FAD-dependent monooxygenase → MAAARRVHVLGGGPAGLFVARLLALRCPGWHVHVYERNPPEETFGFAIGLTGGLLRALEQADPDMHRSITDAAYRFSSGGFRLPQGEARLGRFHSGAIARAQLLRLLLKGAREAGVRVEIGRSCTAAEVLGDADLVIAADGVSSATRNHFRQEFGAQVTRGRGRLIWCGAEVPLDGGIFMPVTTPDGLFVAHGYPYGEGLSSFVIDASASTLAKAGFGDRQWAGEGQSDEAALEYLSRAFSELLGGGSFIGNRSRWGSFNTVRCTRWHHGKIVLLGDAAATAHPSLGSGTKIAMESAIALADAVTTVSDEPVSGALERFEATRRPEVERLQERATRSQLWWESFEVRRHLTPARLAVAYLSRSGAVSLDDLAVSDPQLVRLALADFADVAPSEVPGSGITDWVLGRPLEARRHGHSGSAEPTASIEVTSGDAWGLAADELLAQAREFLRRGVHTIRLIGADSRSALLDRLAVGERIKTELSAVVEVTASPEHLRHAADGIVTGRADLVRTGDGS, encoded by the coding sequence ATGGCAGCAGCTCGACGTGTGCACGTGCTCGGCGGCGGTCCCGCGGGTCTCTTCGTGGCCCGGCTGCTGGCCCTTCGATGCCCCGGCTGGCACGTCCACGTGTACGAGAGGAACCCTCCCGAGGAGACCTTCGGTTTCGCGATCGGCCTCACGGGTGGCCTGCTCAGGGCACTGGAGCAGGCCGACCCGGACATGCATCGGAGCATCACGGACGCCGCGTACCGGTTCTCTTCCGGCGGCTTCCGGCTTCCGCAGGGCGAGGCGCGGCTCGGCCGGTTCCACAGTGGCGCGATCGCTCGCGCGCAATTGCTCCGGCTGCTGCTGAAGGGGGCACGCGAGGCGGGCGTTCGCGTGGAGATCGGCCGGTCGTGCACGGCCGCCGAAGTACTCGGAGACGCGGACCTCGTGATCGCCGCCGACGGGGTCTCCAGCGCCACCCGCAACCACTTCCGTCAGGAGTTCGGCGCCCAGGTCACCCGGGGCCGCGGCAGGCTCATCTGGTGCGGCGCCGAAGTACCGCTCGACGGCGGGATCTTCATGCCGGTGACGACGCCGGACGGGCTCTTCGTCGCCCACGGCTATCCCTACGGTGAGGGGCTGTCCAGCTTCGTCATCGACGCGTCTGCTTCGACTTTGGCGAAGGCCGGATTCGGCGACCGGCAGTGGGCCGGCGAGGGTCAGTCGGACGAGGCGGCCCTGGAGTACCTGTCCAGGGCGTTCTCCGAGTTGCTCGGCGGTGGTTCCTTCATCGGCAACCGGTCACGGTGGGGATCGTTCAACACCGTGCGCTGCACCCGCTGGCACCACGGCAAGATCGTGCTGCTGGGTGACGCGGCGGCTACCGCCCATCCCTCCCTGGGGTCCGGCACGAAGATCGCGATGGAGAGCGCGATCGCCCTCGCCGATGCGGTGACGACCGTCTCGGACGAACCGGTGTCCGGCGCCCTCGAGCGCTTCGAGGCCACCCGGCGTCCCGAGGTCGAACGGCTCCAGGAACGCGCCACCCGCAGCCAGCTGTGGTGGGAGTCCTTCGAAGTCCGCCGGCACCTCACTCCCGCCCGCTTGGCCGTGGCCTACCTCAGCCGCTCCGGAGCCGTCTCCCTCGACGACCTGGCCGTCTCGGACCCGCAGCTCGTGAGGCTGGCCCTCGCGGACTTCGCCGATGTGGCGCCGAGCGAGGTGCCCGGCTCGGGGATCACCGACTGGGTGCTCGGCCGGCCGTTGGAGGCACGGCGGCACGGGCACTCCGGGTCTGCCGAGCCCACGGCGTCCATCGAGGTGACCTCCGGGGACGCCTGGGGGCTCGCCGCCGACGAACTTTTGGCGCAGGCAAGGGAGTTCCTCCGGCGAGGCGTCCACACCATTCGCCTCATCGGCGCGGACTCGCGCAGTGCCCTCCTCGACCGCCTGGCCGTCGGGGAGCGGATCAAGACGGAGCTCTCCGCCGTCGTCGAGGTCACGGCGAGCCCGGAACACCTGCGGCACGCCGCGGACGGCATCGTAACCGGCCGCGCGGACCTCGTCCGCACAGGCGACGGGTCATGA
- a CDS encoding FAD-dependent oxidoreductase gives MNGDTPAAAGHAPRAIETAVLVVGAGPVGLTAAMQLAHRGNDVVVIEQRGADVPASAKCNHISARTMEIYRRLDVADAIRAEGLPDDFPNDGVYATRLTGYELTRFRMPCRRDRFDDHGYDDGDLPSPERAARVSQLYLEPVLRHHLRERFSEVPVLHETRFTGFEQHDDHVVSYAVREDTGEEFEIRSRYVIGADGASSSVRKALGLRLRGDDNLTRARTRLFRAPDLLSRFNYPRAWMNWFIVDDIWSSLLAIDGEELWNFHCFMPPTREFADLDLDKALRDALGVGPDFTYETVRDEDWIGRRLVAGTFQVGRVFLSGDAAHLWVPYGGYGMNAGIADVANLAWMMDAVLQGWAPESLLAAHDAERRPVTEQVSAFASNFVEVLQETESEVIEEDSAAGAAARRAFGQRLRDANIRSMVPTGLNFGYTYGTSPIVVHDGEEPPPFTMGDYQPSTVPGARLPHFWFADGESLYDALPDGFTLLRFDDNVDVAPLAAAAAERGVPLRVVNVDPAEDVEKGIDLADLGYRHALVLARPDQHVAWRGAALPPDPGALLDQVRGAVTAQCNRPERQASRTLSK, from the coding sequence ATGAACGGCGACACCCCTGCTGCCGCGGGCCACGCGCCGAGAGCGATCGAGACCGCGGTCCTGGTCGTGGGTGCCGGACCGGTGGGCCTGACCGCCGCGATGCAGCTCGCTCACCGGGGCAACGACGTCGTGGTGATCGAGCAGCGCGGCGCCGACGTCCCGGCCAGCGCCAAGTGCAACCACATCAGCGCCCGGACGATGGAGATCTACCGCCGGCTCGACGTGGCCGACGCCATCCGGGCCGAGGGCCTGCCCGACGACTTCCCGAACGACGGCGTCTACGCCACCCGCCTCACCGGCTACGAACTCACCCGGTTCCGGATGCCCTGTCGCCGTGACCGCTTCGACGACCACGGCTACGACGACGGCGACCTGCCTTCGCCCGAGCGCGCGGCACGGGTCAGCCAGCTCTACCTGGAGCCGGTCCTGCGCCACCACCTGCGCGAGCGGTTCAGCGAGGTGCCGGTGCTGCACGAGACCCGGTTCACCGGGTTCGAGCAGCACGACGACCACGTGGTCTCGTACGCCGTGCGCGAGGACACCGGCGAGGAGTTCGAGATCCGCAGCCGGTACGTGATCGGAGCGGACGGCGCGTCCAGCAGCGTGCGCAAGGCGCTCGGACTGCGCCTGCGCGGTGACGACAACCTCACCCGGGCCCGTACCCGGTTGTTCCGGGCGCCGGATCTGCTGTCCCGCTTCAACTACCCACGGGCGTGGATGAACTGGTTCATCGTCGACGACATCTGGTCCTCGCTCCTCGCCATCGACGGCGAGGAACTGTGGAACTTCCACTGCTTCATGCCGCCGACGCGCGAGTTCGCGGACCTCGACTTGGACAAGGCGCTACGCGACGCGCTGGGAGTGGGTCCGGACTTCACCTACGAGACCGTGCGCGACGAGGACTGGATCGGCCGCCGGCTGGTCGCCGGCACCTTCCAGGTGGGCCGGGTGTTCCTCAGCGGGGATGCCGCCCACCTCTGGGTGCCCTACGGGGGCTACGGCATGAACGCCGGCATCGCGGACGTGGCCAACCTCGCCTGGATGATGGACGCCGTGCTCCAGGGATGGGCGCCGGAATCACTCCTCGCCGCACACGACGCCGAACGGCGGCCGGTCACGGAACAGGTGTCGGCCTTCGCCTCGAACTTCGTCGAGGTGCTCCAGGAGACCGAGTCGGAGGTCATCGAGGAGGACAGCGCGGCCGGTGCTGCGGCACGCCGGGCCTTCGGGCAGCGATTGCGCGACGCGAACATCCGGTCGATGGTGCCCACCGGGCTCAACTTCGGCTACACGTACGGCACTTCACCGATCGTCGTGCACGACGGCGAGGAACCCCCGCCGTTCACGATGGGCGACTACCAGCCCTCCACGGTGCCGGGCGCCCGGCTGCCCCACTTCTGGTTCGCCGACGGAGAGTCGCTGTACGACGCCCTGCCGGACGGCTTCACACTGTTGCGCTTCGACGACAACGTCGACGTCGCGCCGTTGGCAGCCGCGGCCGCGGAGCGGGGAGTGCCGCTCCGGGTCGTCAATGTCGACCCGGCCGAGGATGTCGAGAAGGGCATCGATCTCGCGGACCTGGGATATCGGCACGCTCTCGTGCTCGCCCGCCCCGACCAGCACGTCGCCTGGCGTGGGGCGGCACTGCCGCCCGACCCCGGCGCCCTGCTGGACCAGGTACGGGGCGCGGTGACCGCACAGTGCAACCGGCCGGAGCGTCAGGCGTCGAGGACTCTCTCCAAGTAG
- a CDS encoding TetR/AcrR family transcriptional regulator, with translation MITAAIDLFREHGALVTIPQVAAKAQVGKATVYRSFPTKEDLLESITQLGLDELARRTAKARREADPYEGFRVYVFELFDVLAHDRLLAERLADAVSQTALPLLEPLIEVMENARATGKLRADATPRDVRVLLCGAALQLVRFGERDPAVWHRYGDMVLQALCHRP, from the coding sequence GTGATCACCGCCGCGATCGACCTGTTCCGCGAACACGGGGCGCTGGTCACGATTCCCCAGGTCGCCGCGAAAGCTCAGGTCGGCAAAGCAACGGTGTACCGAAGCTTTCCCACCAAGGAGGACTTGCTCGAGTCGATCACGCAACTGGGCTTGGACGAGCTCGCACGACGCACAGCGAAGGCACGGCGCGAGGCCGACCCCTACGAGGGGTTCCGCGTCTATGTTTTCGAACTTTTCGATGTCCTGGCCCACGATCGCCTACTGGCCGAACGGCTCGCGGATGCTGTTTCCCAGACCGCCCTTCCACTCCTGGAGCCGCTGATCGAGGTCATGGAGAACGCTCGGGCGACCGGAAAACTGCGTGCGGACGCCACGCCGCGGGACGTGCGTGTGCTCTTGTGCGGCGCGGCACTGCAGCTGGTGCGATTCGGAGAACGTGACCCCGCAGTCTGGCACCGATATGGGGACATGGTGCTACAGGCGCTATGCCATCGCCCCTGA
- a CDS encoding protoporphyrinogen/coproporphyrinogen oxidase — protein MNKPEPDVMVVGGGIAGLAAAFRLQQQGRTVTVFEAADTVGGMMRSTRRDGFVLNRAATLLPAGHAAVIRLCADAGLSNPFRPLPLSIGIPRDGRLRSLGGEGLGAVMEGVRTDLLSSRSKLLLGRLLVDMRRWKRQLGHDDYEAAARLDTETVPTYARRRLHQEIYDYLIDPLLRGVYLEDPAKMSVVDLFVTLGKFTQGGPMRYPTGIDFLARHLASLLDVRTGATVQEVRRTEAGVRARWHDAGGDHTVETRGCVLAVNGPAVLDIYPDLPDGQRKLIESIPYAGILKGIFALRRAPANLPGLIAVPSKAGLGLGIVTYDSRSMPESVPAGKAVVSGHWVDSYLKAAAERPDDEMLAEMLRHMDAVVPGFSGEVEFAQLERWDTAANSRSVGFYRTVAELRRLMDPDDIVHLAGDYLGNPSTNGSAESGERAAAALGKRLRHP, from the coding sequence ATGAACAAGCCCGAACCCGACGTAATGGTCGTGGGTGGGGGAATCGCCGGTCTCGCCGCGGCGTTCCGCCTTCAGCAGCAGGGCCGGACGGTCACCGTGTTCGAGGCAGCGGACACCGTCGGCGGGATGATGAGGAGCACCCGGCGCGACGGCTTCGTGCTGAACCGCGCGGCGACGCTGCTCCCGGCTGGCCATGCCGCCGTCATCCGCCTCTGCGCCGACGCCGGCCTCAGCAACCCCTTCCGGCCGTTGCCCCTCAGCATCGGCATTCCCCGTGACGGCAGGCTGCGGTCGCTGGGCGGGGAGGGCCTCGGCGCCGTCATGGAAGGGGTCCGCACCGACCTGTTGTCCTCGCGGAGCAAGTTGTTGCTGGGCCGGCTTCTCGTCGACATGAGGCGGTGGAAGCGCCAGCTGGGGCACGACGACTACGAGGCGGCGGCCCGGCTGGACACCGAGACGGTGCCGACGTACGCGCGGCGCCGGCTGCACCAGGAGATCTACGACTACCTGATCGACCCCCTGCTCCGGGGCGTCTACCTGGAGGACCCGGCGAAGATGTCCGTCGTCGACCTCTTCGTGACGCTCGGCAAGTTCACCCAGGGCGGCCCGATGCGATATCCGACCGGTATCGACTTCTTGGCCAGGCACCTCGCCTCCCTGCTCGACGTGCGCACGGGAGCCACGGTCCAGGAGGTCCGGCGCACCGAGGCCGGGGTCCGGGCCCGCTGGCACGACGCCGGCGGCGACCACACGGTCGAGACCCGTGGCTGCGTGCTCGCCGTCAACGGTCCGGCGGTGCTGGACATCTATCCGGACCTGCCCGATGGCCAGCGCAAACTGATCGAGTCGATCCCGTACGCCGGTATCCTCAAAGGCATCTTCGCCCTGCGCCGTGCTCCGGCGAACCTGCCGGGCCTCATCGCCGTCCCCAGCAAGGCGGGCCTGGGCCTGGGTATCGTGACCTACGACTCCCGGTCCATGCCCGAATCCGTGCCGGCCGGCAAAGCGGTCGTCTCCGGACACTGGGTCGACAGCTACCTCAAGGCGGCCGCCGAACGGCCCGACGACGAGATGCTGGCAGAGATGCTGCGGCACATGGATGCCGTCGTCCCAGGATTCTCCGGTGAAGTGGAGTTCGCGCAGCTCGAGCGCTGGGACACCGCGGCGAACTCACGATCCGTCGGGTTCTACCGGACAGTCGCGGAACTGCGCCGGCTGATGGACCCGGACGACATCGTCCACCTCGCCGGGGACTACCTCGGGAACCCCAGCACCAATGGCTCGGCCGAGTCCGGCGAACGTGCCGCCGCCGCGCTCGGGAAACGACTTCGGCACCCATGA